One Azospirillum sp. TSA2s genomic region harbors:
- a CDS encoding response regulator transcription factor, whose product MKILIGDDHLLFREGLRRLLEQLQGEASFVEAGTFDEVLDQCRAGSTFDIILMDLHMPNWPGFDGLREIQALQPGVPVVVISASEALGDIRGALDHGATGYIPKSSSVKVMMGALNLVFSGGIYLPPGALTASMEAAPRRRTVDMSDRSAGYGLTQRQREVLECLRLGKSNKQIAYELGLSEGTVKIHVTAIFKSLGVKNRTQAVIAAAAMSA is encoded by the coding sequence ATGAAGATTCTGATCGGGGACGACCATCTGCTGTTTCGCGAAGGTCTGCGGCGTCTGCTGGAGCAACTTCAGGGCGAAGCCAGCTTCGTCGAGGCCGGGACCTTCGACGAGGTGCTGGACCAGTGCCGGGCCGGCAGCACCTTCGACATCATCCTGATGGACCTGCATATGCCGAACTGGCCGGGCTTCGACGGCCTGCGCGAGATCCAGGCGCTGCAGCCGGGTGTGCCGGTGGTGGTGATCTCCGCTTCGGAGGCTCTGGGCGACATCCGTGGCGCGCTCGACCATGGCGCGACCGGCTACATCCCGAAGTCGAGCAGCGTGAAGGTGATGATGGGCGCCCTGAACCTGGTGTTCTCGGGCGGCATCTACCTGCCGCCGGGCGCGCTGACCGCCAGCATGGAGGCCGCGCCGCGCCGCCGCACGGTGGACATGTCCGACCGCAGCGCCGGCTACGGTCTGACCCAGCGCCAGCGTGAAGTGCTGGAATGCCTGCGTCTCGGCAAGTCGAACAAGCAGATCGCCTATGAACTGGGCCTGTCGGAAGGCACGGTGAAGATCCACGTCACCGCCATCTTCAAGTCGCTGGGCGTCAAGAACCGCACCCAGGCGGTCATCGCCGCCGCAGCCATGTCGGCGTAA
- a CDS encoding SlyX family protein: MDPALEQRLADLESRLAHHERMAEEMSEVIFAQGQTIDRLTAQLKRMRDRVEAAEYAIASPQDDRPPPHY; the protein is encoded by the coding sequence ATGGATCCCGCTCTCGAACAACGTCTTGCCGATCTGGAAAGCCGCCTCGCCCATCACGAGCGCATGGCGGAGGAGATGTCCGAGGTCATCTTCGCCCAGGGCCAGACCATCGACCGCCTGACCGCCCAATTGAAACGCATGCGCGACCGGGTGGAGGCAGCGGAATATGCCATCGCCTCCCCGCAGGACGACCGGCCGCCGCCGCATTATTGA
- a CDS encoding tetratricopeptide repeat protein, giving the protein MSDIFREVDEDLRRDRAEHLFKKYGGAMIAAAVLVVAGTGGYSYWRHWQAQQKQEQTAALVTAISQSAQGPEKGVEALSAFAGSAKPDLAAIAQFNAAALLIRQNKPDEAATIYDGIAANGSVPAEYRDLATLLAVTQRAEKGDPAQLTAKLQPLTADTSPWRFTARELTAMLAARAGDTEKARTLYKQLADDQQAPSGVRGRAADLASLYGKG; this is encoded by the coding sequence ATGAGCGATATTTTCCGCGAAGTCGACGAGGATCTGCGCCGGGACCGCGCGGAGCACCTGTTCAAGAAGTATGGCGGCGCCATGATCGCCGCGGCCGTCCTGGTCGTCGCCGGCACCGGCGGCTACAGCTACTGGCGCCATTGGCAGGCGCAGCAGAAGCAGGAGCAGACCGCCGCCCTGGTCACCGCCATCTCGCAGAGTGCCCAGGGACCGGAGAAGGGGGTGGAGGCGCTGTCGGCCTTCGCCGGCTCCGCCAAGCCCGACCTCGCCGCCATCGCCCAGTTCAACGCCGCGGCGCTGCTGATCCGCCAGAACAAGCCGGACGAGGCTGCGACCATCTATGACGGCATCGCCGCCAACGGCTCCGTGCCCGCCGAATACCGCGACCTCGCCACCCTGCTGGCGGTGACGCAGCGTGCGGAAAAGGGCGACCCGGCCCAGCTGACGGCGAAGCTGCAGCCGCTGACCGCCGACACCAGCCCCTGGCGCTTTACGGCGCGCGAGCTGACGGCGATGCTGGCCGCCCGCGCCGGCGACACGGAAAAGGCGCGCACGCTCTACAAGCAACTGGCGGATGACCAGCAAGCGCCGTCGGGCGTGCGTGGCCGTGCCGCCGATCTCGCCTCCCTCTACGGCAAGGGCTGA
- a CDS encoding helicase-related protein — translation MTDDTPTPAADPHLVHDLAVAHPEVTTLGAAGVLRMHDAEARGLVPLGLPLPKGKRDLLVPAERREAILLEITGRIDRAHRRDALLAQGRRALAGTHTALLSCEDRTRVRAVRSDELPWPGMAPAIRLQVSRTFDALELSDLSDTELSARLDHDPALRAALDDALSRVAARLRDLAERAGDDPDWGFASLAERLGKAARNRTDADELLDRWDREYDQWRRDRAEARGRIYVDRHFDFSRFERLFPVARGMNRRLVLVIGPTNSGKTHRAITALREARDGVYLAPLRLLALEVMERLNAEGTPTTLITGEEEIRTPGARHTASTIEVMDPDRPVEVAVIDEIQMLADPARGWAWTAALMGVPAETVYILGAPEVRPLVERAAAHLGEVLEVVELDRKTPLSMLDRRLDWPEVERGDALIAFSRREVHSVRDTLLAQGLSVAAIYGALAPAVRRREAARFLAGEADVVVATDAIGMGLNLPCRRVLFTALEKFDGSSVRPLTATEVKQIAGRAGRFGQFEEGHFGVIARATPAALKRLLEAPDRRLGADAPLPVRPTRAMLARLASHIDSAETRLLVECFGSAATAGSPFRLADLSALRRAAPMLDARRLALAAKLDLLLAPADLEEPEDAKVFAAILDAVETGEVLPLARLIPARFDGLAAEVLEAASRACDLYFWAARKFPDALPDRDRVRSARDAIGQRLSEALASRARRREPPPAAGFRGAPRKRFGPRRR, via the coding sequence ATGACAGACGATACCCCCACGCCCGCCGCCGACCCGCATCTGGTCCACGACCTCGCCGTCGCCCATCCGGAGGTGACGACGCTGGGGGCCGCCGGCGTGCTGCGGATGCATGACGCCGAGGCGCGCGGGCTGGTGCCGCTCGGCCTGCCGCTGCCCAAGGGCAAGCGCGACCTGCTGGTCCCGGCGGAGCGGCGCGAGGCCATCCTGCTGGAGATCACCGGCCGCATCGACCGCGCCCACCGCCGCGACGCGCTGCTGGCCCAGGGCCGCCGCGCGCTGGCCGGAACCCACACCGCGTTGCTGTCCTGTGAGGACCGCACCCGCGTCCGCGCCGTCCGCAGCGACGAGTTGCCTTGGCCCGGCATGGCCCCGGCGATCCGTCTGCAAGTCTCCCGCACCTTCGACGCGCTGGAACTGTCGGACCTGTCCGACACCGAACTTTCGGCCCGGCTCGACCATGATCCCGCCCTGCGCGCCGCCCTGGACGATGCGCTATCCCGCGTCGCCGCCCGGCTGCGCGATCTGGCGGAGCGGGCCGGCGACGATCCCGACTGGGGCTTCGCCAGCCTCGCCGAGCGGCTGGGCAAGGCCGCCCGCAACCGGACGGACGCCGACGAGCTGCTCGACCGCTGGGACCGCGAATACGACCAGTGGCGCCGCGACCGGGCGGAGGCGCGCGGCCGGATTTATGTCGATCGCCATTTCGACTTCTCCCGCTTCGAAAGGCTGTTTCCGGTGGCGCGCGGCATGAACCGCCGGCTGGTGCTGGTGATCGGCCCGACCAACTCCGGCAAGACCCACCGTGCCATCACCGCGCTCCGCGAGGCGCGCGACGGCGTCTATCTGGCGCCGCTGCGCCTGCTGGCGCTGGAGGTGATGGAGCGGCTGAACGCCGAAGGCACCCCCACCACGCTGATCACCGGCGAGGAGGAAATCCGCACCCCCGGCGCCCGCCACACCGCCTCCACCATCGAGGTGATGGACCCCGACCGCCCGGTCGAGGTCGCGGTGATCGACGAGATCCAGATGCTGGCCGACCCCGCGCGCGGCTGGGCCTGGACCGCCGCCCTGATGGGCGTCCCGGCAGAGACCGTCTATATCCTCGGCGCGCCCGAAGTCCGTCCGCTGGTGGAGCGCGCCGCCGCCCATCTAGGCGAGGTGCTGGAGGTGGTGGAACTCGACCGCAAGACCCCGCTGTCGATGCTCGACCGCCGCCTGGATTGGCCCGAGGTCGAGCGCGGCGACGCCCTGATCGCCTTCTCCCGCCGCGAGGTCCACAGCGTCCGCGACACGCTTCTGGCGCAAGGGCTGTCTGTCGCCGCCATCTATGGCGCGCTGGCCCCGGCGGTGCGGCGGCGCGAGGCGGCGCGCTTCCTGGCCGGCGAGGCCGATGTGGTGGTGGCGACCGACGCCATCGGCATGGGGCTGAACCTGCCCTGCCGCCGCGTCCTGTTCACCGCACTTGAGAAGTTCGACGGCAGCAGCGTCCGCCCGCTGACCGCGACGGAGGTGAAGCAGATCGCCGGCCGCGCCGGCCGCTTCGGCCAGTTCGAGGAAGGACATTTCGGCGTCATCGCCCGCGCCACCCCCGCCGCGCTGAAGCGCCTGCTGGAGGCACCCGACCGTCGGCTGGGCGCCGACGCCCCCCTGCCCGTCCGCCCGACCCGCGCCATGCTGGCCCGCCTTGCCAGCCACATCGACAGCGCCGAAACGCGGCTGCTGGTGGAGTGCTTCGGCAGCGCCGCCACCGCCGGCTCTCCCTTCCGGCTGGCAGACCTGTCGGCGCTCCGCCGCGCCGCACCGATGCTGGACGCCCGCCGGCTGGCGCTTGCCGCCAAGCTCGACCTGCTGCTCGCCCCCGCCGATCTGGAGGAGCCGGAGGACGCCAAGGTCTTCGCCGCCATCCTCGACGCAGTGGAGACGGGGGAGGTCCTGCCGCTCGCCCGGCTGATCCCGGCGCGGTTCGATGGGCTGGCCGCCGAGGTGCTGGAAGCGGCGTCTCGCGCCTGCGACCTCTATTTCTGGGCCGCGCGCAAATTCCCCGACGCCCTGCCCGACCGCGACCGCGTGCGCAGCGCCCGCGACGCCATCGGCCAGCGCCTGTCCGAAGCGCTCGCCTCCCGCGCCCGCCGCCGCGAGCCGCCGCCCGCCGCCGGTTTCCGCGGCGCCCCGCGCAAACGCTTCGGCCCGCGCCGACGCTGA
- the der gene encoding ribosome biogenesis GTPase Der, with protein MSFTVVLVGRPNVGKSTLFNRLAGKKLALVDDTPGVTRDWRSAPAHVGGLSFTVVDTAGLEDVTDDSLEARMRRQTEQALERADVALFIIDARAGITPLDRHFANLLRRSKTPVLLVANKTEGKASQPGMFESYELGLGDPIPLSAEHGEGMADLVEALLPYAPPDDTGEVEEKDDGYDPSIPVGDQPEPEEDRSKPIQIAIVGRPNVGKSTLLNSLLGEERVLTGPEAGMTRDAISVDWEWRDRRFKLVDTAGMRRRARVDEKVEKLAVADSLRVIRMANVVVLVVDAAAILDKQDLTIARLVISEGRALVIAVNKWDTVDDRAMALRQVEDKLQASLGYIKGVKVVTISALKGHKLDTLLDGVLETYTVWNRRIPTAQLNRWIEGVLEHHPPPLVEGRRVKIRYVTQVKTRPPTFALFVNKPLDLPESYQRYLTTHLRDSFDMPGVPVRLLLRKGKNPYAED; from the coding sequence ATGTCGTTCACCGTGGTCCTCGTCGGTCGGCCGAATGTCGGCAAATCGACTCTCTTCAACCGTCTGGCCGGCAAGAAGCTGGCCCTGGTGGACGATACGCCGGGCGTCACCCGTGACTGGCGCTCGGCCCCGGCCCATGTCGGCGGCCTGTCCTTCACGGTGGTGGATACCGCCGGCCTGGAGGACGTGACCGACGACAGCCTGGAGGCGCGCATGCGCCGCCAGACCGAGCAGGCGCTTGAGCGCGCCGACGTGGCGCTGTTCATCATCGACGCCCGCGCCGGCATCACGCCGCTGGACCGCCATTTCGCCAACCTGCTGCGCCGGAGCAAGACCCCGGTCCTGCTGGTCGCCAACAAGACCGAAGGCAAGGCCAGCCAGCCCGGCATGTTCGAATCCTACGAGCTGGGCCTGGGCGATCCGATCCCGTTGTCCGCCGAGCATGGCGAGGGCATGGCCGATCTGGTCGAGGCGCTGCTGCCCTACGCCCCGCCGGATGACACCGGCGAGGTCGAGGAGAAGGACGACGGCTACGATCCCTCCATCCCGGTCGGCGACCAGCCGGAGCCGGAGGAGGACCGCAGCAAGCCGATCCAGATCGCCATCGTCGGCCGTCCGAACGTCGGCAAATCGACCCTGCTGAACAGCCTGTTGGGCGAGGAGCGCGTGCTGACCGGCCCCGAAGCCGGCATGACCCGCGACGCCATCTCCGTCGATTGGGAATGGCGCGACCGCCGATTCAAGCTGGTCGACACCGCCGGCATGCGCCGCCGCGCCCGTGTGGACGAAAAGGTGGAGAAGCTGGCGGTCGCCGACAGCCTGCGCGTCATTCGCATGGCGAATGTCGTGGTGCTGGTGGTCGATGCCGCCGCCATCCTCGACAAGCAGGACCTGACCATTGCGCGCCTGGTGATCTCCGAGGGCCGTGCCCTGGTCATCGCGGTCAACAAGTGGGACACGGTCGATGACCGCGCCATGGCGCTGCGTCAGGTCGAGGACAAGCTGCAGGCTTCGCTCGGCTACATCAAGGGCGTGAAGGTCGTCACCATCTCGGCGCTGAAGGGCCACAAGCTCGACACGCTGCTGGACGGCGTGCTGGAGACCTACACCGTCTGGAACCGCCGCATCCCGACAGCGCAGCTGAACCGCTGGATCGAAGGCGTTCTGGAGCATCATCCGCCGCCCCTGGTCGAGGGTCGCCGGGTCAAGATCCGCTACGTCACCCAGGTGAAGACCCGTCCGCCGACCTTCGCGCTGTTCGTGAACAAGCCGCTGGACCTGCCGGAAAGCTACCAGCGCTATCTGACCACCCACCTGCGCGACAGCTTCGACATGCCCGGCGTGCCGGTGCGCCTGCTGCTGCGCAAGGGTAAGAATCCGTACGCCGAGGATTGA
- a CDS encoding methyl-accepting chemotaxis protein: MDALRAFVGRLSISTKVTLLNLFGMLILSTAILFAIGQVIVRDLERQAIEMQRLSMDIAWSSLQERGGQFSVADGKLLLDGVVMNDNNLVVDKIKRITGGTATLFLGDRRIATNVAKPDGSRAVGTTLAQGPAYDSVLRQGVPFRGMVDILGEPYYAAYDPIKDAAGKPVGILYVGIKKAEVFKTFDDSMRFATMLVVICALVLAVPGYLVSRWLLRPLGQLSQVMTALSSGDLSASVAGVKRLDEIGAMSRSVLVFRDGMAEAERLRAEQEHQRIQGEAQKRKALQSMADTVEQESRSAVERVAARTQEMDRNADAMAKSAGLVGSNAQNVAAAAAQALSNAQAVASAAEQLSASIEEIGNQVGHAAGVTRAAVAASNRTESTIESLSSAVSRIGDVAELIQGIAAQTNLLALNATIEAARAGEAGKGFAVVAGEVKNLANQTSRSTEEISRLIGEIQSVTARSVEEVRDISRTIGEIDAISGTVAAAVEQQASATQEISRNVGQTAGAATDVSTRIDEVSREAKVTEERADMLRAGASEVTHSIDELMHVLVRAVRTATDDVDRRSVPRYRVEAPCIVEGAEGRLTVRLLDISRHGAALGEADSVGARGTLLFDSLGVALPFDAFNREEGVVRVRFRLAEIDRQAFDARFDRFEEAMAGRRLAG; this comes from the coding sequence ATGGACGCCCTGCGCGCCTTCGTCGGCCGGCTTTCGATCTCCACGAAAGTCACCCTGTTGAACCTTTTCGGCATGCTGATCCTCAGCACGGCGATCCTGTTCGCGATCGGTCAGGTGATCGTCCGTGACTTGGAGCGGCAGGCGATCGAGATGCAGCGGCTCAGCATGGACATCGCTTGGTCCTCGCTGCAGGAACGCGGCGGCCAGTTCTCCGTCGCCGACGGCAAGCTGCTGCTGGACGGTGTCGTGATGAACGACAACAACCTCGTGGTCGACAAGATCAAGCGCATCACCGGGGGTACGGCCACCCTGTTCCTGGGCGACCGCCGCATCGCCACCAACGTCGCCAAGCCCGACGGCAGCCGTGCCGTCGGCACCACGCTGGCGCAGGGCCCGGCCTATGACTCGGTGCTGCGCCAGGGCGTTCCCTTCCGCGGCATGGTCGATATCCTGGGCGAGCCCTATTACGCCGCCTATGACCCGATCAAGGACGCGGCCGGCAAGCCGGTCGGCATCCTCTATGTCGGCATCAAGAAGGCGGAGGTGTTCAAGACCTTCGACGACAGCATGCGCTTCGCCACCATGCTGGTGGTGATCTGCGCCCTGGTTCTGGCGGTGCCGGGCTATCTGGTGTCGCGTTGGCTGCTGCGTCCGCTGGGCCAACTCAGCCAGGTGATGACCGCGCTGTCCTCCGGCGATCTGTCGGCCAGCGTTGCCGGCGTGAAACGTCTGGACGAGATCGGCGCGATGTCGCGCTCCGTCCTCGTCTTCCGTGACGGCATGGCCGAGGCGGAACGTCTGCGCGCCGAGCAGGAGCATCAGCGTATCCAGGGCGAGGCGCAGAAGCGCAAGGCGCTGCAGTCGATGGCCGATACGGTGGAGCAGGAAAGCCGCAGCGCCGTCGAGCGGGTCGCCGCCCGCACGCAGGAGATGGACCGCAACGCCGACGCCATGGCGAAATCGGCCGGGCTGGTCGGGTCCAACGCCCAGAACGTCGCCGCGGCGGCGGCCCAGGCGCTCAGCAACGCCCAGGCAGTGGCCTCGGCTGCCGAGCAGCTCTCGGCTTCCATCGAGGAGATCGGCAATCAGGTCGGCCATGCCGCCGGGGTCACCCGCGCCGCCGTCGCCGCCAGCAACCGGACCGAAAGCACCATCGAATCGCTGTCCTCGGCGGTCAGCCGCATCGGCGACGTGGCGGAACTGATCCAGGGCATCGCCGCCCAGACCAACCTGCTTGCCCTGAACGCCACCATCGAGGCGGCGCGGGCCGGGGAGGCGGGCAAGGGATTCGCCGTCGTCGCCGGCGAGGTGAAGAACCTCGCCAACCAGACCTCGCGCTCGACCGAGGAGATCTCGCGTCTGATCGGCGAGATCCAGTCGGTCACCGCCCGTAGCGTGGAGGAGGTGCGCGACATCAGCCGCACCATCGGCGAGATCGACGCCATCTCCGGCACGGTGGCCGCCGCGGTGGAACAGCAGGCGTCGGCGACCCAGGAAATCTCGCGCAATGTCGGCCAGACCGCCGGCGCCGCCACCGACGTCTCGACCCGCATCGACGAGGTATCACGCGAGGCCAAGGTGACGGAGGAGCGCGCCGACATGCTGCGCGCCGGGGCGTCGGAAGTGACCCACAGCATCGACGAGTTGATGCATGTGCTGGTCCGCGCCGTACGCACGGCGACCGACGACGTGGATCGCCGCAGCGTGCCGCGCTATCGCGTCGAGGCACCCTGCATCGTGGAGGGGGCGGAGGGGCGCCTGACGGTGCGGCTGCTGGACATTTCCCGTCATGGCGCGGCGCTGGGCGAGGCCGACTCCGTCGGCGCACGCGGCACCCTGCTGTTCGACAGCCTGGGCGTGGCGCTGCCCTTCGACGCCTTCAATCGGGAGGAGGGGGTGGTGCGCGTCCGCTTCCGGCTGGCCGAGATCGATCGTCAGGCTTTCGACGCCCGCTTCGACCGTTTCGAAGAGGCGATGGCCGGCCGCCGCTTGGCTGGCTGA
- a CDS encoding Nramp family divalent metal transporter, with product MKTASPTIADTVHTAAPAGGRRFWTMLGPGFVVAVGYMDPGNWATDIAAGSSFGFALLSAVLIASLAGIFLQGLIVRLTLATGTDLARLIRQRFPRPVAMLVWAVSELAMIATDLAELLGSAIALKLLFGIPIMAGVVISAVLTFGILALPGARGRAPELVVGALMSVVVVCFAWELVIARPDPAALLAGLMPSVELARDPEMLYLSLGIIGATVMPHNLFLHSGLVRSRLAEVKTAEERRQAARWLTIDLSTALALAGLVNGSILAVAAVAFQGVGAGSAPGIEDAHTLLGSSIGGGAALVFAIALLAAGQSSTTTGTMAGQMVTEGFLNLRLRPITRALITRGASLIPALAVLGSAGDGAVDGLLVLSQVVLALTLPFILIPMLLLLRNDKLMGGLAMAPLTLRLASLTVLVLTGLSGWLAGTTAMV from the coding sequence GTGAAGACCGCATCCCCCACCATCGCCGATACCGTCCACACCGCCGCCCCGGCGGGCGGGCGCCGCTTCTGGACCATGCTCGGCCCCGGCTTCGTGGTGGCGGTCGGTTACATGGACCCCGGCAACTGGGCGACGGACATCGCGGCGGGCTCCAGCTTCGGATTCGCGCTGCTGTCGGCGGTGCTGATCGCCAGCTTGGCCGGCATCTTCCTGCAAGGGCTGATCGTCCGGCTGACGCTGGCGACCGGCACCGATCTGGCCCGGCTGATCCGCCAGCGCTTCCCGCGCCCTGTGGCGATGCTGGTGTGGGCGGTGTCGGAGCTGGCGATGATCGCCACCGATCTGGCCGAACTGCTGGGCAGCGCCATCGCGCTGAAGCTGCTGTTCGGCATCCCGATCATGGCCGGCGTGGTGATCTCCGCCGTGCTGACCTTCGGCATCCTGGCCCTGCCCGGCGCCCGTGGTCGCGCCCCCGAACTGGTGGTCGGCGCGCTGATGAGCGTGGTGGTGGTCTGCTTCGCCTGGGAACTGGTGATCGCCCGCCCCGACCCCGCCGCCCTGCTGGCCGGCCTGATGCCCAGCGTCGAGCTGGCCCGCGATCCGGAGATGCTGTACCTGTCGCTGGGCATCATCGGCGCCACGGTCATGCCGCACAACCTGTTCCTGCACTCCGGTCTGGTGCGCTCGCGGCTGGCCGAGGTGAAGACGGCGGAGGAGCGCCGGCAGGCCGCGCGCTGGCTGACCATCGACCTGTCGACCGCGCTGGCCCTGGCCGGTCTGGTCAACGGCTCCATCCTTGCGGTCGCCGCCGTCGCCTTCCAGGGCGTGGGAGCCGGCAGCGCCCCCGGCATCGAGGACGCGCACACCCTGCTGGGCAGCAGCATCGGCGGCGGCGCCGCGCTGGTCTTCGCCATCGCCCTGCTGGCCGCCGGCCAAAGCTCCACCACCACCGGCACGATGGCCGGGCAGATGGTGACGGAAGGCTTCCTGAACCTGCGGCTGCGCCCGATCACGCGGGCACTGATCACCCGCGGCGCCTCGCTGATCCCGGCGCTGGCGGTTCTGGGCAGTGCGGGCGACGGCGCGGTGGACGGGTTGCTGGTGCTGAGTCAGGTGGTGCTGGCGCTGACCCTGCCCTTCATCCTGATCCCGATGCTGTTGCTGCTGCGGAATGACAAGCTGATGGGCGGGCTGGCGATGGCGCCGCTGACCCTGCGGCTGGCCAGCCTGACTGTGCTGGTGCTGACCGGCCTGTCCGGCTGGCTGGCCGGCACCACCGCGATGGTGTGA
- a CDS encoding PQQ-like beta-propeller repeat protein, which yields MKNNKMKAGSIRRAALLSASLLSVFLAGCDTVDSWFGKTPDPPLPGKRVAVLQRERKVEPDAQLAAVAVTVPPPVANAAWAQPGGTPDHVLGNLALSANPSDAWRADIGSGSSSSRALLGTPVIADGRIFAMDADSHVSALNERSGQSLWRVDTRPENERGGATGGGVAYADGRVYAATGFAEVLSLDAATGKILWRKRIAGPVRGAPTVAGGRVLVITLDNQTIALSTDDGAVQWSQQGILETAGLLGAASPAATGTLVVSPYSSGELFGLRPENGRVSWQDSLAAIRRTGQLSNLADIRGLPVVDRGNVYAIGHSGRMVAIDERIGARIWETEIGGVQTPWLAGDYLFTVTNDQEVVAVARQNGKVRWVAPLARFKDPEDKSGPIVWSGPVMAGSRLWVTGSNGQLLGLSPSDGRVEVTRSLPTGSYLPPVVANNTLYVLCDNGTLVAFR from the coding sequence ATGAAGAACAACAAGATGAAGGCCGGCTCCATCCGCCGCGCGGCGCTGCTGTCCGCATCGCTGCTGTCCGTCTTCCTCGCCGGCTGCGACACCGTGGACAGCTGGTTCGGCAAGACGCCCGATCCGCCCCTGCCGGGCAAGCGCGTCGCCGTGCTCCAGCGCGAGCGCAAGGTGGAGCCGGACGCACAGCTCGCCGCCGTCGCCGTCACCGTGCCGCCGCCGGTCGCCAACGCGGCCTGGGCGCAGCCGGGCGGCACGCCGGACCATGTGCTGGGCAACCTCGCTCTGTCGGCCAACCCGTCCGACGCCTGGCGCGCCGACATCGGTTCGGGCTCCAGCAGCTCGCGCGCGCTGCTCGGCACGCCGGTGATCGCCGACGGCCGCATCTTCGCGATGGACGCCGACTCGCATGTCTCCGCGCTGAACGAGCGCAGCGGCCAGTCGCTGTGGCGGGTCGATACCCGGCCGGAGAACGAGCGGGGCGGGGCCACCGGCGGCGGCGTCGCCTATGCCGACGGCCGCGTCTATGCCGCCACGGGCTTCGCCGAGGTGCTGTCGCTCGACGCCGCCACCGGCAAGATCCTGTGGCGCAAGCGCATCGCCGGCCCGGTCCGCGGCGCGCCCACGGTGGCCGGCGGTCGCGTGCTGGTCATCACGCTCGACAACCAGACCATCGCGCTCTCCACCGACGACGGTGCGGTGCAGTGGTCGCAGCAGGGCATCCTGGAGACCGCCGGCCTGCTCGGCGCCGCCAGCCCGGCGGCCACCGGCACGCTGGTCGTCTCCCCCTATTCGTCGGGCGAGCTGTTCGGCCTGCGTCCGGAAAACGGCCGCGTGTCGTGGCAGGACAGCCTCGCCGCCATTCGCCGCACCGGCCAGCTGAGCAACCTGGCCGACATCCGCGGCCTGCCGGTGGTCGATCGCGGCAACGTCTACGCCATCGGACATTCCGGCCGCATGGTTGCCATCGACGAGCGAATCGGCGCCCGTATCTGGGAAACGGAGATCGGCGGCGTCCAGACCCCCTGGCTGGCCGGCGACTACCTGTTCACCGTCACCAACGACCAGGAGGTCGTCGCGGTGGCGCGCCAGAACGGCAAGGTCCGCTGGGTGGCCCCGCTCGCCCGCTTCAAGGATCCGGAGGACAAGTCGGGTCCGATCGTCTGGTCCGGCCCGGTGATGGCGGGCAGCCGCCTGTGGGTCACCGGTTCCAACGGCCAGCTGCTCGGCCTGTCGCCGTCGGACGGCCGGGTGGAGGTGACCCGTTCGCTCCCCACCGGTTCCTACTTGCCGCCGGTCGTTGCCAACAACACTCTATATGTGCTGTGCGACAACGGAACGCTGGTCGCGTTCCGCTGA
- a CDS encoding LuxR C-terminal-related transcriptional regulator yields MHTHHEYAHEKASHQTRNAVTPMHVCLILDNNALTENVVQQLDRGGRHRVTVLHDIGELTQSALTPDAILIGLQQFTALRENEPMVYLRLSRRSRIVVVLSSRELLDAAHILAFADAWVFEDLNVDRINELLDLGLEGHCLMPKQFLSRLGVDEIRLTLLPRLSDPEFETLRLLGEGMNNRTIANALDLSEAVIKSMVRSVLSKLHFRNRTEAGVFAARQQGALEQARTGMTPPHVHAAAARRAGV; encoded by the coding sequence ATGCACACACACCATGAGTACGCCCATGAGAAAGCATCTCACCAGACCCGCAACGCGGTGACTCCCATGCATGTCTGCCTGATCCTCGACAACAACGCGCTGACCGAGAACGTGGTCCAGCAACTGGACCGTGGCGGTCGCCACCGGGTCACGGTTCTGCACGATATCGGGGAGCTGACGCAGAGCGCGCTGACGCCGGATGCGATCCTGATCGGGCTGCAGCAGTTCACCGCGTTGCGCGAGAACGAACCGATGGTCTATCTGCGGCTGTCCCGCCGCTCGCGGATCGTCGTCGTGCTGTCGTCGCGTGAGCTGCTGGACGCCGCCCATATCCTTGCCTTCGCCGACGCGTGGGTGTTCGAGGATCTGAACGTCGACCGCATCAACGAGCTGCTGGACCTGGGGCTGGAAGGCCACTGCCTGATGCCCAAGCAGTTCCTGTCACGCCTCGGCGTCGACGAGATCCGGCTGACGCTGCTGCCGCGCCTGTCCGATCCGGAGTTCGAGACGCTGCGCCTGCTGGGCGAGGGCATGAACAACCGGACCATCGCCAACGCGCTGGACCTGTCGGAAGCGGTCATCAAGTCGATGGTGCGCAGCGTTCTGTCCAAGCTGCATTTCCGCAACCGGACGGAGGCCGGCGTCTTCGCCGCCCGGCAGCAGGGTGCCCTGGAACAGGCGCGGACCGGCATGACCCCGCCGCACGTCCACGCCGCCGCCGCCCGCCGGGCCGGGGTTTGA